A region of Methyloversatilis discipulorum DNA encodes the following proteins:
- the secE gene encoding preprotein translocase subunit SecE codes for MTDQLKLALAIALLIAGVAGFYVFADQIMAVRVLSVLAGLGAGIAVAWFTEPGRRFIVFANESVAEAKKVAWPSRKETLQTTAIVFGFVVVMALFLWLTDKSLEWVLYDLILGWKKS; via the coding sequence ATGACTGACCAGTTGAAGCTTGCGCTGGCCATTGCCCTGTTGATTGCGGGTGTGGCCGGCTTTTATGTTTTTGCCGACCAGATCATGGCTGTGCGGGTGCTGTCCGTGCTCGCGGGTCTGGGTGCCGGTATCGCGGTGGCGTGGTTCACCGAGCCGGGGCGGCGCTTCATCGTTTTTGCCAACGAGTCGGTGGCCGAGGCCAAGAAGGTTGCTTGGCCCAGCCGCAAGGAAACGCTGCAGACCACGGCCATCGTGTTTGGCTTCGTGGTCGTGATGGCGTTGTTCCTGTGGTTGACCGACAAGAGTCTCGAGTGGGTGTTGTACGACCTGATCCTGGGCTGGAAGAAATCATGA